CCGAAGTGGTGATCAGCGACGCCGAGGACGAGTTCGGGCCGTCGCTCTCCTCCGTGAAACTGAGCTTCTTCAACGGCTTCAAGGCGAAGCAGCAGCTCCAGCCGGGTGTGCTGGCGCTGTTCTCCGGCCGGGTCGGCTCCTATGCCGGCAAGCTCACGCTCACCAATCCGGACTTCATCCTGCTGGACGAGGCGGTCACGAGCACCGCGGACGCCGAGGCTCTCGCGCGGATGCCCATCCCGGTGTACGCGGCCACCGCGAAGGTGAGTTCCTGGACTGTCCAGCGGGCCGTCGGGATCGTGCTGGACCAGGTCGACACGGGCAGCTGGGGCGACCCGATCCCCGCGGAGATCCGCCGCCGGAAGCACCTTCCCGGTCTGTCCGAGGCGTACCGGATGATCCACCAGCCCGCCACCGCCGAGGACTACTGGCGCGCGCGTCACCGCTTCCGGTACCAGGAAGCGCTGGTCCTCCAGACGGCGCTGGCCCGTCGCCGTGCCGAGATGGCGCAGGAGGTGGCCACCTCCCGTCCCGGACGGCTCGACGGCGCGCTCCAGGCCTTCGACGCCCAGCTCCCCTTCACGCTCACCGCGGGTCAGCGGCGTGTGGGCGAGGAGCTCTCCCGTGACCTGGCGACCTCCCATCCCATGAACCGGCTCCTGCAGGGCGACGTGGGCTCGGGCAAGACCCTCGTAGCGCTCCGGGCGATGCTCCAGGTAGTGGATTCGGGCGGTCAGGCCGCGCTTCTGGCCCCCACGGAGGTCCTCGCCGCCCAGCACGCCGAGTCCATTCGCAGGACCCTCGGAACCCTCGCGCGCGACGGTCTCCTCGGCCCCGGTGACGGCCCCTCCGTGAGCGTCGCCCTCCTCACGGGTTCACTCTCGACGGCGGCACGCCGCCAGGCGCTCCTGGACGCGGCCTCGGGCGACGCCGACATCGTGGTGGGAACCCACGCCCTCCTGGGGGAGAACGTCACGTTCTTCGACCTCGGGCTCGTGGTGGTGGACGAACAGCACCGTTTCGGCGTGGAGCAGCGCGACGCCCTCCGGGCCAAGGCGGACGCGCCCCCGCACCTGCTCGTCATGACGGCCACGCCCATTCCGCGGACCGTGGCCATGACGGTCTTCGGCGATCTGGAGACGTCGGTGCTGGACGAACTGCCCGCCGGGCGCGCGCCGATCGTCACCCACGTGGTGGGGCTGCAGGAACACCCCTCCTGGGAGGCTCGGCTCTGGCAGCGGGCCCGGGAAGAGGTCGACGCCGGCCGCCAGGTGTACGTCGTGTGCCCCAAGATCGGCGATGGCGACGTCTCCAACGATGACGGCGGCGAGGGCCTCGCCGACCCGTCCGGCGGCGAGCAGGGCACGCAGCAGCTGGCCGGCGTCGTCGGCATGCTGGAGACGCTCCGCGCGGCCCCGGCCCTCCAGGGCGTGCGGGTGGAGGCCCTGCACGGGCGGATGGCCCCCGAGGAGAAGTCCGCCACCATGGCCGCCTTCGCCGCCGGAGAGGTGGGCGTGCTGGTGTCCACGACGGTGATCGAGGTGGGCGTGGACGTCCCGAACGCGACGCTCATGGTGATCCTCGACGCCGACCGCTTCGGCATCTCCCAGCTGCACCAGCTGCGCGGCCGGGTGGGCCGTGGCGGCCTGCCGGGCACGTGCCTCCTGGTCACGCGCCTGGAACCGGATCACCCCAGCAGGGAGCGGCTGACCGCCGTCGCCGCCACGACCGACGGTTTCGCGCTCTCCCAGGAGGACCTCAAACTGCGGCGGGAAGGCGATATCCTGGGCTCCCGGCAGTCGGGCGGGCGGTCGACCCTCAAGCTGCTGCGGGTCATCCAGGACGAGAAGATCATCGCGGAGGCCCGGGACGACGCCCAGGATCTCGTGGCCGAGGACCCCACCCTGCAGCAGCATCAGGCGCTCCGGGTGGCGATGGAGAATTATCTGAACCCGGAGAAGGAAGCCTTCCTTGAACGGGGCTGAGCACGGACACCGGTGCGCGGCGGGACCCGAGGCCCCTCACGCACTCGAAGGAAGGAACCCATGAGCCGGATCATCGCAGGCGCCGCCGGAGGTCTGAGCCTGGTCTCGGTGCCGGGCACCGCCACGCGCCCCACCACCGACCGGGTCAAGGAGGCGCTGTTCTCGCGCCTGGAGTCGTACGGGATCCTGCAGGGCGCCGAGGTGCTCGACCTTTTCGCCGGCTCCGGAGCGCTCGGGCTGGAAGCCGGGAGCCGGGGCGCCGCCTCGGTCACGCTCGTGGACTTCGACGAGAAGGCGTCCCGGGTCTGCCAGAAGAACGCCGAGCTCGTGACAGCCTCGGCCAAGGGGCTGCGGACGTCGGTGCAGCGGGCCAAGGTGGCCACGTTCCTGGAGCGGTCCGCCGTGGGATCGTGGGACCTCGTGTTCCTCGACCCGCCGTACCCGCTCAGCGAGGAGGACCTGGTGAAGGTGCTGGAACTGCTGGTGCCGCGGCTGTCGGACGGCGCCGTCGTCGTGGTCGAGCGGAGTTCGCGGTCTCCCGAGCCGGAGTGGCCCGAGGGACTCGAGCGGTTCGCGGAGAAGAAGTACGGCGAGACGACCCTGTGGTTCGCGGAGCCGGTCTGAGCGTTCGTTCCCAGACCGGGAGTATTCGTCTGACGTGCGCCCGTCGGGTGTTTTCCCCCGCGGCTTAGACACGCCTCTGCGCTCGTTCCTCGCTCCGAGTCGCGATGCGCCGCTTCCGGGAAAACGCCCGCCGGGCGGCCATCATGTTTCCCTGGGCTTGCGGTCTTTCCCCTGCGCTTCAGCGGCGGGG
This portion of the Arthrobacter woluwensis genome encodes:
- a CDS encoding ATP-dependent DNA helicase RecG, translated to MEQHTSLELLLGKRVAGSLEKNLGLHTVADLLDDFPRRYLDRGELSSIETLPFDEDVTILARVISSSTRTMRARRGSITEVVISDAEDEFGPSLSSVKLSFFNGFKAKQQLQPGVLALFSGRVGSYAGKLTLTNPDFILLDEAVTSTADAEALARMPIPVYAATAKVSSWTVQRAVGIVLDQVDTGSWGDPIPAEIRRRKHLPGLSEAYRMIHQPATAEDYWRARHRFRYQEALVLQTALARRRAEMAQEVATSRPGRLDGALQAFDAQLPFTLTAGQRRVGEELSRDLATSHPMNRLLQGDVGSGKTLVALRAMLQVVDSGGQAALLAPTEVLAAQHAESIRRTLGTLARDGLLGPGDGPSVSVALLTGSLSTAARRQALLDAASGDADIVVGTHALLGENVTFFDLGLVVVDEQHRFGVEQRDALRAKADAPPHLLVMTATPIPRTVAMTVFGDLETSVLDELPAGRAPIVTHVVGLQEHPSWEARLWQRAREEVDAGRQVYVVCPKIGDGDVSNDDGGEGLADPSGGEQGTQQLAGVVGMLETLRAAPALQGVRVEALHGRMAPEEKSATMAAFAAGEVGVLVSTTVIEVGVDVPNATLMVILDADRFGISQLHQLRGRVGRGGLPGTCLLVTRLEPDHPSRERLTAVAATTDGFALSQEDLKLRREGDILGSRQSGGRSTLKLLRVIQDEKIIAEARDDAQDLVAEDPTLQQHQALRVAMENYLNPEKEAFLERG
- the rsmD gene encoding 16S rRNA (guanine(966)-N(2))-methyltransferase RsmD; its protein translation is MSRIIAGAAGGLSLVSVPGTATRPTTDRVKEALFSRLESYGILQGAEVLDLFAGSGALGLEAGSRGAASVTLVDFDEKASRVCQKNAELVTASAKGLRTSVQRAKVATFLERSAVGSWDLVFLDPPYPLSEEDLVKVLELLVPRLSDGAVVVVERSSRSPEPEWPEGLERFAEKKYGETTLWFAEPV